From Streptomyces sp. NBC_01460, a single genomic window includes:
- a CDS encoding DPP IV N-terminal domain-containing protein, with amino-acid sequence MHIKRAVLAAAIAGAAALSTAGTATAEPRTAASWIIATGYSSGSPALISLDPVNGNVIRTFAQDAEDGALSPKDSAAAYIQRGSTCIPQTEGCVYPRNLVVADGDGSDPHVLVRGIAPETNEAPYVGHPDWSPDGKRIVYFSPRGLEWIRSDGTGQEVLTAAGGAGTFSPDGQSIAFVKATAYETPDGWQYGRDVWVMDIATRQMHQISTARDAVSTPVDWSPDGQRIVYVTETGLNTVDVVTGAVTELHSSWVTSLSSVQGPVFSPEGTHIAFSATDDLEYTRSTYVADAADGKNLRVLTDQATTPTDWLSR; translated from the coding sequence GTGCACATCAAACGCGCCGTACTGGCAGCAGCAATCGCCGGCGCAGCTGCTCTGTCGACAGCAGGGACCGCCACGGCGGAGCCGAGGACGGCGGCCAGCTGGATCATTGCCACCGGCTACTCCTCCGGCTCCCCTGCGCTGATCTCGCTCGACCCCGTGAACGGCAACGTCATCCGGACCTTCGCGCAGGACGCCGAGGACGGCGCCCTCTCTCCGAAGGACTCCGCCGCGGCGTACATCCAGCGCGGCAGCACCTGCATTCCCCAGACCGAAGGCTGTGTCTACCCCCGGAACCTGGTGGTCGCTGACGGCGACGGCAGCGACCCGCACGTTCTGGTCCGAGGTATCGCGCCCGAAACCAACGAGGCCCCGTATGTCGGGCACCCCGACTGGTCGCCGGACGGTAAGCGGATCGTCTACTTCAGCCCACGCGGTCTGGAGTGGATCAGGAGTGACGGCACAGGACAGGAGGTACTCACGGCAGCAGGCGGCGCCGGCACCTTCTCACCCGACGGCCAGAGCATCGCCTTCGTGAAGGCCACCGCATACGAGACGCCCGACGGCTGGCAGTACGGCAGGGACGTCTGGGTCATGGACATCGCCACCCGGCAGATGCACCAGATCAGCACAGCCCGCGACGCTGTGTCCACGCCCGTCGACTGGTCCCCCGACGGGCAGCGCATCGTCTACGTCACAGAGACCGGCCTGAACACGGTCGACGTGGTGACCGGCGCTGTCACCGAGCTGCACAGCAGCTGGGTGACCTCCCTCAGCAGCGTCCAAGGCCCCGTCTTCTCGCCCGAAGGCACCCACATAGCCTTCTCTGCCACGGACGACCTCGAGTACACCCGCAGCACCTACGTCGCCGACGCGGCCGACGGAAAGAACCTGCGGGTCCTCACTGACCAAGCCACAACCCCGACAGACTGGCTGAGCAGGTAG
- a CDS encoding secondary thiamine-phosphate synthase enzyme YjbQ translates to MPDTFTTHLLSVTTGRTETVMDLTEDCARFLARTAHGRDGLLNIFVPHATAGIAILETGAGSDDDLLTALQTLLPADDRWRHRHGSPGHGRDHVLPALVPPHATLPVIGGQLELGTWQSVCLVDTNVDNAERTVRLSFLG, encoded by the coding sequence ATGCCCGACACCTTCACCACGCACCTGCTGAGCGTCACCACGGGACGGACCGAGACGGTCATGGACCTGACCGAGGACTGCGCGCGGTTCCTCGCCCGCACCGCGCACGGCAGAGACGGCCTGCTCAACATCTTCGTCCCCCACGCCACTGCCGGAATCGCGATCCTGGAGACCGGGGCCGGCAGCGACGACGACCTCCTCACCGCCCTGCAGACCCTGCTCCCGGCCGACGACCGCTGGCGCCACCGCCACGGCAGCCCGGGCCACGGCCGCGACCACGTGCTCCCCGCCCTGGTGCCGCCGCACGCCACTTTGCCGGTGATCGGGGGGCAACTGGAGCTGGGGACGTGGCAGTCGGTGTGCTTGGTGGACACGAACGTGGACAATGCGGAGCGGACGGTGCGGCTGAGCTTCCTGGGCTGA
- a CDS encoding recombinase family protein, whose amino-acid sequence MDRLGRNVVDCLNTGYKMRDEKKMLVTYGHDGPWELDDPADENRFTMEAWGAQMELRAIQRRNRDATIKIRAAGRPKGKPWYGFQYVRKVMGGKVDHVELYPHASEVLRDVARRILADPENVTTSSEAARLNRAGEASPADHLAMMYGKSAGGRPWAPQSLRNILISEATLGYLMHQHKPVLGEDGNPVRLSEGLWVPVPGPTTRPQSAGAGPG is encoded by the coding sequence GTGGACCGGCTGGGCCGCAACGTCGTCGACTGCCTGAACACCGGATACAAGATGCGGGACGAGAAGAAGATGCTCGTCACGTACGGACACGACGGTCCGTGGGAGCTGGACGACCCGGCCGACGAGAACCGCTTCACCATGGAAGCCTGGGGCGCGCAGATGGAACTCCGCGCGATCCAGCGCCGGAACCGCGACGCCACGATCAAGATCAGGGCAGCCGGCCGGCCAAAGGGCAAGCCGTGGTACGGCTTCCAGTACGTGCGAAAGGTCATGGGCGGCAAGGTCGACCACGTGGAACTGTACCCGCATGCCTCCGAGGTGCTCCGAGATGTCGCCCGGCGCATCCTGGCCGACCCCGAGAACGTCACCACCAGCAGTGAAGCGGCCCGCCTCAACCGTGCGGGCGAGGCATCGCCCGCGGACCACCTGGCCATGATGTACGGCAAGTCTGCCGGAGGGCGGCCGTGGGCCCCGCAGAGTCTGAGGAACATCCTCATATCCGAAGCCACGCTCGGCTACCTGATGCACCAGCACAAGCCGGTGCTCGGCGAAGATGGGAATCCTGTAAGGCTCAGTGAGGGGCTGTGGGTGCCAGTGCCTGGTCCGACAACCCGGCCTCAGTCGGCCGGGGCCGGGCCCGGCTGA
- a CDS encoding FAD-dependent oxidoreductase — translation MNDFGTRELDVVVIGAGQAGLSAAYHLRRAGLGPDRDFVVLDHAPRPGGAWQFRWPSLTYGKVHGMHSLPGMELTGADDSRPSSEVIGAYFDAYERRFDLRVHRPVEVSAVREGDGGRLLVETSEGAYATRALINATGTWDRPFWPRYPGQETFRGRQLHTADYPGPDGFAGLRVIVVGGGASGTQHLMELAGTASETYWVTRRPPVFREGPFSEDQGRAAVAMVEERVRRGLPPQSVVSVTGLPLNDAVRRAREQGILDRLPMFERITPGGVAWPDGSTVDADVILWATGFRAAVDHLAPLRLREPGGGIRVEDTRSVRDARVHLVGYGPSASTIGANRAGRAAVRSVTRLLDRVPV, via the coding sequence GTGAACGACTTCGGGACGCGCGAACTGGACGTGGTGGTCATCGGCGCCGGGCAGGCGGGCCTGTCCGCCGCCTACCATCTGCGGCGCGCCGGCCTCGGGCCCGACCGGGACTTCGTGGTGCTGGACCACGCGCCCCGGCCGGGTGGCGCCTGGCAGTTCCGCTGGCCCTCACTCACGTACGGCAAGGTGCACGGCATGCACTCCCTGCCCGGTATGGAGCTGACGGGCGCCGACGACAGCCGCCCCTCGTCCGAGGTGATCGGCGCGTACTTCGACGCGTACGAGAGGCGCTTCGACCTGCGCGTGCACCGCCCGGTCGAGGTGAGCGCCGTGCGCGAGGGCGACGGTGGGCGGCTGCTCGTCGAGACCTCCGAGGGTGCGTACGCCACCCGCGCGCTGATCAACGCCACAGGTACCTGGGACCGGCCGTTCTGGCCGCGCTATCCGGGCCAGGAGACCTTCAGGGGCCGGCAGTTGCACACGGCGGACTATCCGGGGCCGGACGGGTTCGCGGGCCTTCGCGTGATCGTGGTCGGCGGTGGCGCGTCCGGGACCCAGCACCTGATGGAGCTCGCCGGGACGGCCTCCGAGACGTACTGGGTGACGCGGCGGCCCCCGGTGTTCCGGGAGGGGCCGTTCAGCGAGGACCAGGGCCGGGCCGCGGTGGCCATGGTGGAGGAGCGCGTACGCCGGGGGCTCCCTCCGCAGAGCGTGGTGAGCGTGACCGGGCTCCCGCTCAACGACGCCGTGCGCCGCGCTCGCGAGCAGGGGATCCTCGACCGGCTTCCCATGTTCGAGCGGATCACCCCGGGCGGGGTGGCCTGGCCCGACGGCAGCACGGTGGACGCCGACGTGATCCTCTGGGCGACCGGCTTCCGCGCCGCCGTCGATCACCTGGCACCCCTGAGACTCCGCGAGCCGGGCGGCGGCATCCGCGTCGAGGACACGAGGTCGGTGCGGGACGCACGCGTGCACCTGGTCGGGTACGGCCCCTCCGCGAGCACGATCGGCGCGAACCGGGCCGGCCGGGCGGCGGTCCGCTCGGTCACCCGCCTGCTGGACCGCGTGCCCGTCTGA
- a CDS encoding DUF4328 domain-containing protein has product MIITDMLSIASGGYLYVLLRDLPDSAAALDAVSHAGNRQLYYDLTGMLQSLLYLSTGIVYVCWLYRLRDNAEVFAPGAHRHGRSWTGWGWLIPVVNLWFPRRVTLDIWNASRSAESQATTSRPGHGLINLWWGFWLAEGLFALVGGVSYEAAESIDRTNASIGLLVLSDVFDIVCAVLTVRLVRTLTHMQHIKVMAGRSGRGGESQVQVAHDMR; this is encoded by the coding sequence GTGATCATCACGGACATGCTGTCCATCGCCTCGGGTGGATACCTGTACGTCCTGCTGCGCGATCTGCCGGACTCAGCGGCAGCCCTCGACGCTGTATCGCACGCTGGCAACAGACAGCTCTACTACGACCTCACCGGCATGCTTCAGAGCTTGCTCTATCTCTCGACGGGGATCGTTTACGTGTGCTGGCTCTACCGCCTGCGCGACAATGCCGAAGTCTTCGCCCCCGGCGCTCACCGACACGGTCGCAGCTGGACTGGCTGGGGCTGGCTCATCCCGGTCGTCAACCTGTGGTTCCCGCGCCGGGTCACTCTGGACATCTGGAACGCGAGCCGATCCGCGGAGTCGCAAGCAACAACCAGCCGTCCGGGCCATGGACTCATCAATCTGTGGTGGGGCTTCTGGCTCGCCGAGGGCCTCTTCGCGCTGGTCGGAGGCGTGTCCTACGAAGCGGCCGAATCCATCGACCGGACAAACGCAAGCATCGGCTTGCTCGTGCTCTCCGACGTTTTCGACATTGTCTGTGCCGTGCTCACGGTCCGACTGGTTCGCACGCTCACGCACATGCAACACATCAAGGTGATGGCCGGACGGTCCGGCCGGGGCGGGGAATCGCAGGTCCAGGTGGCACATGACATGAGATGA
- a CDS encoding N-acetylmuramoyl-L-alanine amidase → MVGVTWTDPALHVPGAIEVRTRSVESGQWSRWMRLDGDSGQGEGGAVRGGTEPAWVGASNGVEARVRSGASASAGLPAGLRLDMVDPGGGKGTGMEPAAFAVDESGEPTPTDSPSDSGEPTQSTTPAETPASSGPPTEPPVSEQPTTPPAPSDSTSPPSPSASATTSPVPTVSVPPAPPSTAPQPPITSRAGWGADESISPEEPGYLPGGKIKAVVVHHTAESNTYTCANGPAVVRGIYAYHVQQLGWKDLGYNFLVDKCGTIYEGRKGGIDRPVLGAHAYGFNTETTGISVLGTYTDAAPPLAAMTSVARIAAWKLGQYGVDPAGTTTLTAGDSGLNYFGKTWAKGAQLSFPVIHGHRDGYNTQCPGNAFYAQLGTIRSWTAGPVTGLAIKSITGAGVSGTTYYTKAPITVTWSATTPASLISKYELLVDGKVGATAAGTATSAKATLAVGSHKISVRAVHQSGKTTTTATATVVAETTAPTFTTKPALALRTGTVNTTGVPITLSWKATDNAALKEVRLTAPVSATYGPTTYGAAHSAKSGVATTWALTAYDRAGNTGTASVAGTPTILQETSAARSGTWTTRSSTSYLGGKSYSSSAKNASLTWTFTGRSAAWVVSRASTSGQAYVYVDGVKTATVDLKSSTTKYRDAIWTKSWTASAKHTVKIVVVGTSGRPAITTDGLVYLR, encoded by the coding sequence ATGGTGGGGGTGACGTGGACGGATCCGGCACTGCACGTCCCTGGCGCGATCGAGGTGCGAACGCGGTCGGTGGAATCGGGGCAGTGGTCCCGCTGGATGCGGCTTGATGGCGACAGTGGTCAGGGCGAGGGTGGTGCCGTACGCGGGGGCACCGAGCCGGCGTGGGTCGGCGCCTCCAACGGTGTCGAGGCACGGGTGCGTTCGGGAGCGTCGGCGTCGGCAGGACTGCCTGCGGGCTTGCGTCTGGACATGGTCGATCCCGGAGGCGGCAAGGGCACGGGCATGGAGCCTGCTGCGTTCGCCGTTGACGAGAGCGGCGAGCCTACGCCGACGGATTCGCCATCCGACTCGGGTGAGCCGACGCAGAGCACGACTCCAGCCGAGACTCCTGCGAGTAGTGGGCCGCCCACCGAGCCTCCGGTGAGCGAGCAGCCCACCACGCCACCAGCACCGAGCGATTCGACGTCGCCGCCGTCGCCGTCCGCTTCCGCGACGACGAGCCCCGTACCGACCGTGAGCGTGCCGCCCGCGCCGCCGTCGACAGCGCCGCAGCCGCCGATCACGTCACGTGCGGGCTGGGGTGCGGACGAGTCGATCAGCCCGGAGGAACCGGGGTATCTGCCCGGCGGGAAGATCAAGGCCGTGGTGGTGCACCACACCGCCGAGTCAAACACCTACACCTGTGCCAACGGCCCGGCGGTAGTGCGCGGCATCTACGCCTACCACGTTCAGCAACTGGGCTGGAAAGACCTCGGCTACAACTTCCTCGTCGACAAATGCGGCACGATCTACGAGGGACGCAAGGGCGGCATCGACCGCCCCGTACTGGGCGCGCACGCGTACGGCTTCAACACGGAAACCACGGGGATCTCGGTTCTGGGCACCTACACCGACGCCGCACCGCCCCTGGCCGCGATGACCTCGGTCGCCCGGATCGCCGCATGGAAGCTCGGCCAGTACGGTGTCGACCCGGCAGGCACCACCACTCTCACCGCAGGTGACAGCGGCCTCAACTACTTCGGCAAGACCTGGGCCAAGGGCGCGCAGCTGTCCTTCCCGGTCATCCATGGCCACCGCGACGGCTACAACACGCAGTGCCCCGGCAACGCCTTCTACGCCCAGCTCGGCACGATCCGCTCCTGGACCGCCGGCCCTGTCACCGGCCTGGCGATCAAGTCGATCACCGGTGCCGGAGTGTCCGGGACGACGTACTACACCAAGGCTCCCATCACGGTGACATGGTCGGCCACTACGCCGGCCTCATTGATCTCGAAGTACGAGCTGCTCGTCGACGGCAAGGTTGGCGCCACCGCCGCGGGCACGGCCACCTCCGCCAAGGCGACCCTCGCGGTCGGCTCTCACAAGATCAGCGTCCGTGCGGTCCACCAGTCCGGCAAGACGACCACAACAGCAACGGCGACCGTGGTCGCGGAGACCACCGCGCCGACGTTCACCACCAAGCCCGCCCTCGCCCTGCGCACCGGAACCGTCAACACCACCGGCGTCCCCATCACCCTGAGCTGGAAGGCGACCGACAACGCCGCGCTGAAGGAAGTCCGCCTGACGGCACCGGTGTCCGCCACATACGGCCCGACCACCTACGGTGCCGCCCACAGCGCGAAGTCGGGCGTGGCCACGACTTGGGCCTTGACGGCCTACGACCGAGCCGGGAACACCGGGACCGCCTCCGTCGCCGGCACCCCGACGATCCTTCAGGAGACTTCCGCCGCCCGGTCCGGCACCTGGACCACAAGGTCGTCCACCAGCTACCTGGGCGGAAAGTCCTACTCCAGTTCCGCCAAGAACGCGAGCCTCACCTGGACCTTCACCGGAAGGTCGGCAGCCTGGGTGGTCTCCCGCGCCTCCACCTCAGGGCAGGCATATGTCTACGTCGACGGAGTCAAGACCGCCACCGTCGACCTGAAGTCCTCCACCACCAAGTACCGCGACGCGATCTGGACCAAGTCCTGGACCGCAAGCGCGAAGCACACCGTCAAGATCGTCGTCGTCGGCACAAGCGGCCGCCCGGCCATCACCACCGATGGCTTGGTCTACCTCAGGTAA